Below is a window of Nocardia asteroides DNA.
TTCCTAGATCTGCTCCCTGAGCCCTACCGGGAGTTCAGTCTGGCCTGTGCGATCCTCGTCTACGGACCCAACGGCACTAGTCGGCTCTACGTCGACCAGCACGCACGCTGCGACCACACCAGTCTCGGAGCCGAGTGTCAACAACTGTGCGACGATGTCGACCGCGGCCACGTCGACCAGATCTGGCAGCCGCTGCCCACCGGCGAGCTCCACCGGATCATCTCCACCCGCAGGGTCCTCGAGGAAGCCGGCATCGACCCGGACAATCCCGTGCTCATGTAGGGGCCGGAGTCCGAGTTCGTTCGGGCCGATGTCGCCGAACGGGTTCTCGAACACTCAATCCTGCGAGTCCGAGGTCGGCTGTCGGTCGCCGCCACGGTGTTCGGTGAACGATCGTTTCCGAAGAGATCAGGAACCAGCCCAGACCAATCCCGCTACTGGCGCCGCGGGAACCGACGTTGTCGGGGGGGTGAAGACCCGACGAGGGACCGAACCGCCGAGGATTCACGCACGGCAAGTGTCTGAGGTTTCTGCACAGTCGGCTACTGCTGCGCGGGCAGGGGAGTTTACGCATCGAGTCGTCGACGATGGTCGACCTGCTCCGGGCAGCTTGGCTGTTGCAGACGCCGTCGGCGTCCTGTTCGCCACGGTTGCGGGCAACCGTGCCGTCGTGGCTGTCGGGATAACGATCCGCGACCTCGATGCGGCACATGTCGGCATCCATCCGGTCGCGGACATGGTTATCTCTTGTCGTCGAACAACTCCGGCAGCTAATGGCCTGACCGGCATCGTCACATGTTTCCAAAGCCACATCCACATCAGTCACGTTGAACGCCTCGGCCCGCCATGTCTTCCCGGGGAGGCCGACCACGCGCACCGGCGCGGCTACCAGCGTCGAATGCCCCCATCGATGGCTACATTCGCGTATCGACTCTTCGCGAATCAACGCCGCACCGGAGCGCCGAGCACCGCCAGCCTCGTCGCGAAATCCACAGATTTGGAGAGGAATTCACGTGCCACACCCCACCGTAAACAGCCGACCCCACCCCCAACCACGCCAGCGCACCGATGACACGCGGGAGACCACCTCGGCCCCTTGGTGTCCCGGGCAAACCGATGCTCACCGAACTCGCTCCCGGGTACTGGAAAGCGCGTGTCCGGGTCCGTGACTCCTCCGGAAAACGACGCGACCTCATCCGTGTCTCCCCTACCAAACTCGACTCCCGCAACCGCCCGATCCCCGACCGCACCGGCCAACGAGCACTCGACGCCGTCATGGCCGCTGCTGCCGTCATCACCGTCGGCCTCAGCGGCGAACTGTCCACATCCATGACCGTGCGCGACCTGTGGGTCCGGTACCGGGCAAGCCTCATCGCACAAGACCGCACCGAATCCACCATCGCCCGCTACGACGAAGTCGCCAAAATGTTCAACACCGCCTTCGGTGACCGGCGCCTGTTCGAAGTCACCACTTCCGCGGTCGAAACCTTCCTCACCGACGTCGGAAAAGCCAGGGGGCCTTCGAACATGCGCACCGGGCGCATCGTGCTCTCGGGCATGTTCCGCTACGCAGTCCGCACCAGCCCCCTCGAGATCAACCCCGTCCGCGAAGTCCAGATGCCGAAAAACATCGAAGCCAAGGGCCGCACCGGCGGCGCCGGCGACCTCACCACCGACGAACTGCGCTACATCCTCTCCGCCGTCCGGACCTCCCAGATCCTGTGCCCGCGACAACTCGCCAAAGCCGAACGAGAACGCGGCACACCCGTCAAGGCATACACCCCACCCACCGTCGCCGCCTACTGCGAAAGCGCCGACCTCGCCGACATAATCACCCTCTACGCCGCCACCGGCCTGCGCCGCTCCCAGATGCTCGCACTGTTGTGGACCGACATCGACCTCGACGCAGCGACCCTGCGTCCCACCGGAAAACTCGTCCGCGTCGCGGGCAAAGGACTGGTCCGTGTGACCAGGAAAGATGACCCGAAGAACCGGACCGGCACCATCGCACTGCCCGAGTTCGCGGTGGAAATGCTCAAACGCCGCAAAGCCGCGGTGGCGAACCGGCGACCGGCTTCTCCTCCGGACCCCGGAATCGAGGTCCTGGATCTGGTGTTCCCCTCGGCCGTGGGGACATTGCGTGACCCGCAAAACGTCGGACACGGCTGGCAGCGTGTCCGTGAAGCCCTGGGGTTCGCCGAGGACATCACCCCACACAGTTTCCGCCACGCCGTGGCCACCATCCTCGACGACGCCGGCCTGTCGGCCCGTGTCACTGCCGATGTCCTCGGCCACGTCGACCCCGCGATGACCCAACGCCACTACATGGCACGCGGACGCCCACACAAGGCCGCCGCCGATGTACTCAACCACGCGATCACCGGACAACTACCGAACGACACTGCCCGATAGTTGCCAGTACATCAGCAGCAGGAACCCGAGAAGATCGCCCGAACTCGAACCCATAGAAGCCCGCCAACAGAATTAGTGGGGAGTTAATGGTGACAAAAACAAACGCAGGTCAGCCTAAAAACATAGGCTGACCTGCGCATACGTGGAGCTAAGGGAATCGAACCCCTGACCTTCTCCGAGCGCGCAGCACAGGCAACTATGGCCAACGCTGGATAACTGTCGACTACCAGAACAGCACCCCCACCTGGGCAAACACGCTTCGCCACGACAACGATCGGAAACGCTGGACAACTCTCCACAACGGCGTCTCCAGCCGAATTAGGTCATGTCTCCCAATCGTGTTCCCCGGTTTTCGCCTGGTAGGTGATCGGGTCGGGCATCATGTTCGATGTGGCGGCGGCTGTCGGTGATCGGCATCAGGTTCTGACGGATAACCAGTGGGAACTGCTCGAGCTGCTGCTACCGAA
It encodes the following:
- a CDS encoding site-specific integrase produces the protein MLTELAPGYWKARVRVRDSSGKRRDLIRVSPTKLDSRNRPIPDRTGQRALDAVMAAAAVITVGLSGELSTSMTVRDLWVRYRASLIAQDRTESTIARYDEVAKMFNTAFGDRRLFEVTTSAVETFLTDVGKARGPSNMRTGRIVLSGMFRYAVRTSPLEINPVREVQMPKNIEAKGRTGGAGDLTTDELRYILSAVRTSQILCPRQLAKAERERGTPVKAYTPPTVAAYCESADLADIITLYAATGLRRSQMLALLWTDIDLDAATLRPTGKLVRVAGKGLVRVTRKDDPKNRTGTIALPEFAVEMLKRRKAAVANRRPASPPDPGIEVLDLVFPSAVGTLRDPQNVGHGWQRVREALGFAEDITPHSFRHAVATILDDAGLSARVTADVLGHVDPAMTQRHYMARGRPHKAAADVLNHAITGQLPNDTAR